A single Cottoperca gobio chromosome 3, fCotGob3.1, whole genome shotgun sequence DNA region contains:
- the cln6a gene encoding ceroid-lipofuscinosis neuronal protein 6a, with protein sequence MSVRKRRGNDLHKTTQTSAPGGLKENVPQQKRQHFHLDLWFCLTLQNWILDFGRPIVMIILPLEWFPLNKPSAGDYFHMAYNVITPFLMLKLIERSPRALPRSAVYLCIITFVMGASIHLVGDSINHRLILSGYQLHLSVRENPIIKDLKPASLIDSFELLYYYDEQLGHLMWYIPFFIILFIYFTGCFTKAKEQKKIPVSGWLLQGPSALYYWYLVTEGQITELFLLTYFAMVVMVIHKQRKGLSPDSNGLFLFCSFSVTVLLVALWVIYLWNDPVLRNKYPGLIYVPEPWSYYTLHVKENH encoded by the exons ATGTCTGTACGAAAACGTCGAGGCAACGATTTACACAAGACAACACAAACTAG CGCTCCTGGTGGATTGAAGGAAAATGTGCCACAGCAGAAAAGGCAGCACTTCCACTTAGACCTGTGGTTCTGCCTGACTCTGCAGAACTGGATACTGGACTTTGGAAGGCCTATTGTCATG ATTATCCTTCCTCTGGAGTGGTTTCCCCTGAACAAGCCCAGTGCTGGAGACTATTTCCACATGGCCTACAATGTCATAACACCATTCCTGATGCTCAAG CTGATTGAGCGCAGTCCCAGGGCGCTGCCTCGCTCAGCGGTCTACCTCTGCATCATCACGTTTGTCATGGGAGCCAGCATCCACCTGGTGGGAGACTCCATCAACCATCGGCTCATCCTGAGTGGCTACCAGCTCCACCTGTCAGTCAGAGAGAACCCCATCATCAAAGACCTCAAACCTGCCTCACTG ATCGACTCCTTTGAGCTGCTGTATTATTATGATGAACAGCTGGGACACCTGATGTG GTATATTCCTTTCTTCATCATTCTGTTCATCTATTTCACCGGCTGCTTCACCAAGGCCAAAGAACAGAAGAAGATTCCCGTCTCTGGTTGGCTGCTGCAGGGACCCAGCGCCCTCTACTATTG GTACCTGGTCACTGAAGGACAAATCACTGAACTTTTCCTCCTCACCTACTTTGCCATGGTTGTCATGGTGATACATAAACAACGTAAAGGCCTCAGCCCAGACAGCAACGGCCTCTTCCTGTTCTGTAGTTTCAGTGTTACTGTGCTCCTGGTGGCACTGTGGGTGATCTATCTGTGGAACGACCCGGTGCTACGCAACAAGTACCCCGGACTCATTTATGTGCCAGAGCCCTGGTCCTACTACACCCTACATGTCAAGGAGAACCACTGA
- the calml4a gene encoding calmodulin-like protein 4a, producing the protein MAKFFTPVQINEFKECFSLYDKKQKSKIVAKDLITVMRCLGTSPTFGEIERHLQVHKIEKTGELDFSTFLTMMHRQMQQEDPKAEILEALRMTDKQKKGFIQASELRAKLTKLGEKLTNKEVDELFKEANVKSNGTINYEEFTQMVTLPPVDY; encoded by the exons ATG GCTAAATTCTTCACGCCAGTTCAAATCAATG AGTTCAAGGAGTGCTTCTCCTTGTATGATAAGAAGCAAAAGAGCAAGATTGTTGCCAAAGACCTGATCACAGTTATGCGCTGCCTGGGAACAAGCCCAACGTTCGGTGAAATCGAAAGACATCTACAAGTTCACAAAATCG AAAAGACAGGTGAGCTGGACTTCTCTACGTTTCTGACGATGATGCACAGACAGATGCAACAGGAAGACCCCAAGGCAGAAATCTTGGAGGCCTTGAGGATGACGGACAAACAGAAGAAAGGATTCATCCAGGCATCCGAGCTCCGGGCCAAGCTCACCAAGTTGGGGGAGAAACTCACGAACAAAGAAG TGGACGAACTCTTCAAAGAGGCAAACGTCAAGTCAAACGGGACCATCAACTACGAGGAGTTCACCCAGATGGTGACGCTGCCGCCTGTCGATTACTGA